One window from the genome of Castellaniella sp. MT123 encodes:
- a CDS encoding DEAD/DEAH box helicase: MSFDSLGLGPKLVSALREQGIDTPTSVQSAAIPKALAGHDLMVSSQTGSGKTAAFMLPALERLSHNTGTGGRGVQVLVLAPTRELAMQVADATRGYAKNIDGLRIATVVGGMPYGAQIKSLSRRVDVLVATPGRLLDHLQARRVNLSTVQTLVLDEADRMLDMGFIEDIETIVAATPADRQTLLFSATLDGTVAKLAANLMREPQRIEITAPHQKHTNITQHLLYADDKAHKLRLLDHLLRDTSLDQAIVFTATKRGADDLADHLSEEGFSAAALHGDMNQRQRTRTLGLMQNGRVRVLVATDVAARGIDVQTITHAVNYDLPLQAEDYVHRIGRTGRAGRDGQAITLAVHAERHKVRRIEHFIGQAIPSETIPGLEPQRSVRPTWKDRPSKDGRPSGGKSGYQGRKPWQQDRDQASAGSDTRKPWNNDRGAAGKPWQKERDAATGGKPWNQDRNAAGRPWQKDRDAAGSKPWHRDTATGENGESRPARPSHHAARPARTAEFRSTDESRPASRDGYARRPEGRADHGKRTSRPEHAGAKSGFKRQDRQDSGKKPAQRPRFA; the protein is encoded by the coding sequence ATGTCTTTCGACTCTCTGGGGCTCGGCCCCAAGCTCGTGTCCGCCCTTCGCGAACAGGGCATCGACACCCCCACCTCCGTCCAGTCCGCCGCCATCCCGAAAGCACTGGCCGGCCACGACCTGATGGTGTCCTCGCAGACCGGCAGCGGCAAGACCGCCGCCTTCATGCTGCCCGCGCTGGAACGCCTGAGCCACAATACCGGCACGGGCGGACGTGGTGTGCAGGTGCTGGTCCTGGCCCCGACGCGGGAACTGGCCATGCAGGTTGCCGACGCCACCCGCGGCTATGCCAAGAACATTGACGGGCTGCGCATCGCCACCGTGGTTGGCGGCATGCCCTACGGCGCCCAGATCAAGTCCCTGTCGCGCCGCGTGGATGTCCTGGTGGCCACGCCCGGCCGACTGCTCGACCATCTGCAGGCACGTCGTGTGAACCTGTCCACGGTGCAGACCCTGGTGCTGGACGAAGCCGACCGCATGCTGGACATGGGCTTCATCGAAGACATCGAAACCATCGTCGCCGCGACCCCGGCCGATCGCCAGACCCTGCTGTTCTCGGCCACGCTGGACGGCACGGTCGCGAAGCTGGCTGCCAATCTGATGCGCGAACCGCAGCGCATCGAGATCACCGCGCCCCACCAGAAACACACGAACATCACGCAACACCTGCTGTATGCCGACGACAAGGCGCACAAGCTGCGCCTGCTGGACCACCTGCTGCGCGACACCAGTCTGGATCAGGCCATCGTCTTCACCGCCACCAAACGCGGCGCCGACGACCTGGCGGACCATCTGTCCGAAGAAGGCTTCTCGGCAGCGGCCCTGCATGGCGACATGAATCAGCGCCAGCGCACGCGCACTCTGGGCCTGATGCAGAACGGCCGCGTCCGCGTGCTGGTGGCCACCGATGTGGCCGCGCGCGGCATCGACGTGCAGACCATCACCCATGCCGTGAATTACGACCTGCCCCTGCAGGCCGAAGACTACGTGCACCGCATCGGCCGCACTGGCCGCGCCGGGCGCGACGGCCAGGCGATCACGCTGGCCGTCCACGCGGAACGCCACAAGGTGCGCCGCATCGAACACTTCATCGGCCAGGCCATCCCTTCGGAAACCATCCCGGGGCTGGAGCCGCAACGGTCCGTGCGCCCGACCTGGAAGGATCGTCCGAGCAAAGACGGCCGCCCATCCGGTGGCAAATCCGGGTACCAGGGCCGCAAGCCCTGGCAGCAGGATCGCGACCAGGCGTCGGCCGGATCGGACACCCGCAAGCCCTGGAACAACGATCGTGGCGCGGCGGGCAAGCCGTGGCAGAAAGAGCGCGATGCCGCCACGGGCGGCAAGCCGTGGAACCAGGATCGCAACGCAGCCGGCAGACCGTGGCAGAAGGACCGCGACGCAGCTGGCAGCAAACCCTGGCACCGGGACACGGCAACCGGCGAAAACGGCGAATCGCGTCCGGCACGCCCATCGCATCATGCGGCGCGGCCGGCGCGTACAGCAGAGTTCCGATCGACTGACGAGTCGCGTCCGGCCTCCCGCGACGGGTACGCCCGCCGTCCGGAAGGACGCGCCGACCATGGCAAGCGCACTTCCCGCCCGGAGCATGCCGGCGCCAAGTCCGGCTTCAAGCGGCAAGACCGACAGGATTCGGGCAAAAAACCTGCCCAACGGCCCCGTTTTGCGTGA
- a CDS encoding tRNA CCA-pyrophosphorylase: MSGNRGRDDPATAGLDVYIVGGAVRDALLGLPAGDRDWVVVGAMPETLAARGFTPVGGDFPVFLHPDTREEYALARTERKSGRGYRGFVFHAGQDVTLEDDLRRRDLTVNAIARMPDGTLIDPLGGVADVRARILRHVGSAFVEDPVRLLRLARFAARFHDFSIAPETLDMCRALVRNGEVDALVPERVWQEFAKGLMTGHPGRMLDVLVECGALARVAPGLVWDAEVSAGLACAAARRLDLAQRHALLCRKSAPDLQNRLRAPSACRDLARLLPVVLDRLAGIARAAAQPDAGVRAGSSVAGGDSAQGGPAAWLALLESCDALRRPDRCLALLAAADCVRGDVDVAAWSRRLDAVRSVDAGAIARAAGGDAARIRDDLGAARLRALTVLAG, translated from the coding sequence ATTTCCGGCAACAGGGGGCGGGATGATCCCGCAACCGCCGGGCTGGATGTCTATATCGTCGGTGGTGCCGTGCGCGATGCCTTGCTGGGGCTGCCTGCCGGCGATCGCGACTGGGTGGTGGTCGGCGCAATGCCCGAAACCCTGGCGGCGCGCGGCTTTACGCCGGTCGGTGGGGATTTTCCGGTTTTCCTGCATCCCGATACCCGCGAGGAATACGCCTTGGCGCGCACCGAGCGCAAATCGGGGCGCGGCTACCGGGGGTTTGTTTTTCATGCGGGCCAGGATGTGACCCTGGAAGACGATCTGCGCCGCCGCGATCTGACCGTCAACGCCATTGCCCGGATGCCCGACGGCACGCTGATCGATCCTCTGGGCGGGGTGGCGGACGTGCGGGCGCGCATCCTGCGTCATGTCGGCTCGGCCTTTGTCGAGGATCCCGTGCGGCTGCTGCGGCTGGCGCGGTTCGCGGCGCGCTTCCACGATTTTTCCATCGCACCTGAAACCCTGGACATGTGCCGCGCGCTGGTGCGCAATGGCGAGGTCGATGCCCTGGTGCCCGAACGGGTCTGGCAGGAATTCGCCAAGGGACTGATGACAGGGCATCCGGGGCGGATGCTGGACGTCCTGGTGGAATGTGGCGCGTTGGCGCGTGTCGCGCCGGGGCTGGTCTGGGATGCCGAGGTGTCAGCCGGGCTGGCGTGTGCGGCCGCCCGGAGGCTGGACCTGGCCCAACGCCATGCGCTGTTGTGCCGGAAGTCCGCCCCCGACCTGCAGAATCGGTTGCGGGCGCCGTCGGCATGTCGCGACCTGGCGCGGCTGCTGCCCGTTGTGCTGGATCGGTTGGCCGGTATCGCGCGCGCTGCCGCGCAGCCAGACGCCGGTGTCCGGGCGGGGTCCTCGGTCGCGGGTGGTGATTCGGCGCAGGGCGGGCCCGCCGCCTGGCTGGCGCTGCTGGAATCCTGTGATGCCCTGCGCCGCCCGGACCGCTGTCTGGCGCTGCTGGCCGCAGCCGATTGTGTCCGCGGCGATGTGGATGTCGCGGCATGGTCGCGTCGTCTGGATGCCGTGCGATCCGTGGATGCCGGCGCGATCGCGCGAGCGGCGGGTGGGGATGCGGCGCGGATCCGTGATGACCTCGGGGCGGCACGGCTGCGCGCACTGACAGTGTTGGCCGGATGA
- the murI gene encoding glutamate racemase translates to MPSLSDSCADPDRPVLVFDSGVGGLTVLREARVLIPERRFLYVADDAAFPYGDWAEQDLRDHIVDLFGDLLRAHDPVLCLVACNTAFTVAGAALRAAYPGMTFVGTVPAIKPAAERTRSGLVSVLATPGTVRRDYTHRLIQSFASKCQVRLVGSSVLAQLAEDYLRGRPVPDARIRAEIEPCFVEDGPVRTDIVVLGCTHYPFLANVFRRLAPWPVDWLDPAEAIARRARSLLPHAEQALHPDADDVALLTGGQPDFATRRLLNSFGLQVAGGTGRLAGVSVGQAGFERREA, encoded by the coding sequence ATGCCTTCCCTTTCTGATTCGTGCGCCGATCCGGACCGGCCCGTCCTCGTGTTCGATTCCGGCGTCGGCGGCCTGACCGTATTGCGCGAGGCGCGGGTGCTGATTCCGGAGCGGCGGTTTCTGTATGTCGCCGATGACGCCGCGTTTCCGTATGGCGACTGGGCCGAGCAGGATTTACGGGATCACATCGTCGATCTGTTCGGGGATCTGCTGCGTGCGCATGATCCGGTCCTGTGCCTGGTGGCCTGCAATACGGCGTTCACGGTCGCGGGTGCGGCCTTGCGGGCTGCGTATCCCGGCATGACGTTCGTCGGGACGGTGCCCGCGATCAAGCCGGCCGCCGAGCGGACGCGATCCGGGCTGGTCTCGGTCCTGGCCACGCCAGGCACCGTCCGGCGCGACTATACGCATCGTCTGATCCAGTCCTTTGCCTCAAAGTGCCAGGTGCGGCTGGTCGGGTCATCGGTGCTGGCGCAGCTGGCCGAGGATTACCTGCGCGGCCGGCCAGTTCCCGACGCGCGGATCCGGGCCGAAATCGAGCCGTGTTTCGTGGAAGATGGGCCCGTCCGGACGGACATCGTCGTGCTGGGTTGCACACATTATCCGTTCCTGGCCAATGTGTTCCGGCGCTTGGCGCCCTGGCCGGTGGACTGGCTGGATCCCGCCGAAGCCATCGCCCGCCGGGCCCGCAGCCTGCTGCCACACGCCGAGCAGGCGCTGCATCCGGATGCGGACGACGTTGCCCTGCTGACCGGCGGCCAGCCGGACTTCGCGACCCGGCGGTTGCTGAACAGTTTTGGACTGCAGGTTGCAGGCGGAACAGGGCGCCTGGCGGGGGTGTCCGTCGGGCAGGCAGGGTTCGAGAGGCGCGAGGCTTAA
- a CDS encoding transglycosylase SLT domain-containing protein translates to MWLDILRYPGFLGRSGDLVRGREAPASRRRMLALGLTATLGLSGCAGAQAPTAAEEQAGEAPRVAVAAPSKSADAPTTALAGSANAPIGAPTGARPAVSQPAPPVVPAYVSPTVPPAARQAVQDAYDAMRKRRWADLDQLVPVAAADPVLGIYPRYWSLRQRLQDPAMPVPQAEVQKFLNDTRDTYLGDRIRADWILASARAGDYAQVLRIAPVQDPSAAVQCAQLLARHLTGKRAKAADVIDVFKPNTDCWSLLDQVNTDHVLSRKELNGLLRDTLESGKAGDISRMASVVFDDAAMVQFAALMKNPRKWLESRPQPHSATDFELDTVALSRLARSDDRLDAARYIQDRWARWMPKSDLQWVWGQFGLAAALDVDPDAARWYRESGFVPMTDFNHAWEVRAELRASPIQWDRVAAAIRKMTGRQADEPVWRYWYGRALAAQGNDQAARQYYESIAGDFGFYGQLATEELGRTPSLPITPAPLDPTWVAQARANPGLERAVALFDLGWRREAVPEWNFTLRGMSDPQLRAAAEFARERQIFDRVVNTSLQTKHVVDFGQRFIAPFEGRVAAKARQIDLDPAWVYGLIRQESRFIMDARSHVGASGLMQLMPATARYVARKIGLKDFTPDQVNDFDTNTVLGTSYMNMVLQGLGGSQLLATAGYNAGPGRPKRWRAQLQAPVEGAIFAETIPFTETRLYVKNVLSNAVWYSMLFSGKPDSLKARLGTISPADGVRTAMP, encoded by the coding sequence ATGTGGTTGGACATTCTAAGGTATCCGGGGTTTCTCGGCCGGTCCGGGGATCTTGTCCGGGGGCGTGAGGCCCCCGCGTCCCGCCGGCGCATGCTGGCGCTGGGGCTGACGGCCACGCTGGGTCTCAGCGGCTGCGCGGGAGCGCAGGCCCCGACGGCAGCCGAAGAGCAGGCGGGCGAGGCGCCCCGCGTGGCGGTGGCCGCGCCGTCGAAATCCGCGGATGCCCCGACGACCGCGCTGGCGGGTTCGGCGAATGCACCAATAGGCGCCCCGACGGGCGCCAGGCCGGCGGTGTCCCAGCCAGCACCCCCGGTGGTGCCGGCGTACGTATCCCCGACCGTACCGCCCGCGGCGCGTCAGGCCGTGCAGGATGCGTACGACGCGATGCGCAAGCGCCGCTGGGCCGATCTGGACCAACTGGTGCCCGTGGCCGCCGCCGATCCGGTGTTGGGGATCTATCCACGCTACTGGTCCTTGCGCCAGCGCCTGCAGGATCCGGCCATGCCGGTGCCGCAAGCCGAAGTCCAGAAATTCCTGAATGACACGCGGGATACCTATCTGGGCGACCGCATTCGCGCCGACTGGATCCTGGCATCCGCCCGCGCGGGGGACTACGCCCAGGTCCTGCGCATCGCCCCGGTGCAGGATCCATCCGCCGCCGTGCAGTGCGCCCAGCTGCTGGCCCGCCACCTGACCGGCAAGCGTGCGAAGGCGGCTGACGTCATCGACGTCTTCAAGCCGAATACCGATTGCTGGAGCCTGCTCGACCAGGTCAATACGGACCACGTGCTCAGCCGCAAGGAACTCAACGGCTTGCTGCGCGATACGCTGGAATCGGGCAAGGCCGGCGACATCAGCCGGATGGCGTCCGTGGTATTTGACGATGCCGCCATGGTGCAGTTCGCCGCGCTGATGAAAAACCCGCGCAAATGGCTCGAATCGCGTCCGCAGCCGCACTCGGCGACGGATTTCGAGCTGGACACGGTGGCGCTGTCGCGCCTGGCGCGCAGCGACGATCGCCTGGATGCGGCGCGGTACATCCAGGATCGGTGGGCCCGCTGGATGCCCAAATCCGACCTGCAGTGGGTCTGGGGGCAGTTCGGGCTGGCGGCCGCGCTGGACGTGGATCCGGATGCCGCCCGCTGGTACCGGGAATCAGGCTTCGTGCCGATGACGGATTTCAATCATGCCTGGGAAGTTCGCGCCGAACTGCGCGCTTCGCCTATCCAGTGGGACCGGGTGGCCGCGGCGATCCGCAAGATGACCGGCCGGCAGGCGGACGAGCCCGTGTGGCGCTACTGGTATGGCCGCGCGCTGGCGGCACAGGGCAACGATCAGGCGGCGCGCCAGTATTACGAATCCATCGCCGGCGACTTCGGATTCTATGGCCAGCTGGCCACCGAAGAACTGGGCCGCACACCCAGCCTGCCCATCACACCCGCGCCGCTGGATCCGACCTGGGTGGCACAGGCTCGCGCCAATCCGGGTCTGGAGCGCGCGGTGGCGCTGTTCGACCTGGGCTGGCGGCGCGAGGCGGTGCCGGAATGGAACTTCACCCTGCGGGGCATGAGCGATCCGCAGCTGCGGGCAGCGGCGGAATTCGCCCGCGAGCGGCAGATTTTCGATCGGGTCGTCAACACCTCGCTGCAGACGAAGCATGTCGTCGATTTCGGCCAGCGTTTCATCGCGCCGTTCGAGGGGCGTGTCGCCGCCAAGGCGCGTCAGATCGATCTGGATCCCGCGTGGGTCTATGGCCTGATCCGCCAGGAATCGCGCTTCATCATGGATGCGCGTTCCCACGTCGGGGCCTCGGGCCTGATGCAGCTGATGCCGGCGACCGCCAGATACGTGGCGCGCAAGATCGGCCTGAAGGACTTCACCCCCGATCAGGTGAACGATTTCGACACCAATACCGTGCTGGGCACCAGCTACATGAACATGGTGCTGCAAGGGCTGGGCGGCTCGCAGTTGCTGGCGACGGCCGGCTACAACGCCGGTCCGGGGCGCCCCAAGCGCTGGCGTGCCCAGTTGCAGGCGCCCGTCGAAGGCGCCATCTTCGCCGAGACCATTCCCTTCACCGAAACCCGGCTGTACGTGAAGAACGTCCTGTCCAATGCCGTCTGGTATTCGATGCTGTTCTCGGGCAAACCGGATTCGCTCAAGGCGCGTCTGGGCACGATCAGCCCCGCCGATGGGGTACGGACGGCAATGCCGTGA
- a CDS encoding 5-formyltetrahydrofolate cyclo-ligase produces MNQNAQDTAVPLRKRLKQRRAALPESDRDRGALLIRGRLYTWLASQRTRRLETGRPDVRHIAAFWAMDDEPALEGLLRQWAEDESLTVSLPVVTAPDSPLSFHLWTPDTPMQAGAYGIQEPDGPTAPAPDLILVPTLGFTRQGDRLGYGGGYYDRTLAALKAGGHAFTTIGIAWACGDLSGESYTPAPHDVRLDAILTDKGWALPAPDLSA; encoded by the coding sequence ATGAACCAGAACGCACAGGATACCGCAGTCCCCCTACGGAAGCGACTCAAACAGCGCCGCGCCGCACTCCCCGAATCCGACCGGGACCGGGGCGCCTTGCTGATCCGCGGCCGCCTGTACACCTGGCTGGCCAGCCAGCGGACCCGCCGGCTTGAAACCGGCCGCCCGGACGTACGCCACATCGCCGCCTTCTGGGCGATGGACGACGAGCCCGCCCTGGAAGGGCTGCTGCGCCAATGGGCCGAAGACGAATCGCTGACCGTATCCCTGCCGGTCGTCACCGCCCCGGACAGCCCCTTGTCCTTTCATCTGTGGACACCCGACACCCCGATGCAGGCAGGCGCCTATGGCATCCAGGAACCCGACGGCCCGACAGCGCCGGCGCCGGATCTGATTCTGGTGCCCACCCTGGGCTTCACGCGCCAGGGCGACCGCCTGGGCTATGGCGGCGGGTACTACGACCGCACGCTGGCGGCCCTGAAGGCCGGCGGCCATGCGTTCACCACGATCGGCATTGCCTGGGCCTGCGGGGATCTCAGTGGGGAATCCTACACACCCGCCCCGCACGACGTCCGGCTGGACGCCATCCTGACGGACAAGGGGTGGGCGCTGCCGGCGCCCGATCTGTCGGCCTAA
- the metF gene encoding methylenetetrahydrofolate reductase [NAD(P)H] — protein MSSKSILSLEYFPPRDIAAQERLVRSAKRLAALNPAYVSVTFGAGGSTRTGTLDTVQMLRNLGTDVAPHLSCIGATRADLHAILDNYRNRGIRRLVTLRGDLPSGMGGDTGDLHHASELVHFVREHYGDAFHIEVAAYPEMHPQAESAERDLGYFVDKVRAGANGAITQYFFNPDAYFDFVDRVRAHGVDIPITPGIMPVTNYTQLARFSAMCGAEIPRWVRLRLQDFGDDKASIRAFGVDMVTALASRLLEQGAPGVHFYTLNNADAVVQICDNLGLGS, from the coding sequence ATGAGTTCGAAGTCCATTCTCAGCCTGGAATACTTTCCGCCGCGCGACATTGCCGCCCAGGAACGCCTGGTGCGTTCGGCCAAGCGGCTGGCGGCGCTGAACCCGGCCTACGTCAGCGTCACCTTCGGGGCCGGCGGTTCGACCCGCACCGGCACGCTCGATACCGTGCAGATGCTGCGCAACCTGGGCACCGACGTGGCGCCGCATCTGTCGTGCATCGGCGCGACCCGCGCAGACCTGCACGCCATTCTGGATAATTACCGCAACCGCGGTATCCGTCGTCTGGTGACCCTGCGCGGCGACCTGCCGTCGGGTATGGGGGGCGACACGGGCGACTTGCATCATGCCAGTGAACTGGTGCATTTCGTGCGCGAACACTACGGCGACGCGTTTCACATCGAGGTCGCCGCCTATCCGGAAATGCACCCCCAGGCGGAAAGCGCCGAGCGTGATCTGGGGTATTTCGTGGACAAGGTGCGGGCCGGCGCCAATGGCGCCATCACCCAGTATTTCTTCAATCCGGACGCGTACTTCGATTTCGTGGATCGCGTGCGGGCGCACGGGGTGGATATCCCCATCACGCCGGGCATCATGCCGGTGACCAATTACACGCAGCTGGCACGGTTTTCCGCCATGTGCGGCGCGGAAATCCCCCGCTGGGTGCGGCTGCGGCTGCAGGATTTCGGCGACGACAAGGCGTCGATTCGCGCATTTGGCGTCGATATGGTGACCGCCCTGGCGTCCCGCTTGCTGGAGCAGGGGGCGCCGGGGGTGCATTTCTATACGCTGAACAACGCGGATGCGGTGGTACAGATCTGCGACAACCTGGGGCTCGGTTCTTAG
- a CDS encoding SAM-dependent methyltransferase, translating to MIELPTVQIPSGLPEPDADARAHGARVQAMLVRRIEEAGGWLPFDAWMQAALYEPGLGYYSAGSAKFQRQGDFTTAPETSPLFGQALAPQVAQILHGSQSRTVLEFGAGSGALAAALIPALQDLGIRVEYRILELSADLRVRQQARLAPWGDQVRWLDTLPTIFEGCVLANEVLDAMPAMLFQWNAAGDPDLLGVELDPDAQGPSPFRWSARPAPADVASVIGNRMPPLPGYRSEINPQAEAWIRDLGRWLRRGAALLIDYGFPQAEYYHPQRLQGTLMCHFRHHAHDQPLILAGLQDITAHVDFTAMADAALDGGLDVLGYTSQARFLMNAGLTDLIRAPGEDPALRARQLTALNTLLSEAEMGELFKVLAIGRDLDDPLLGFARGDRRDRL from the coding sequence ATGATCGAATTGCCCACCGTCCAGATACCCTCCGGCCTGCCGGAACCCGATGCCGATGCCCGTGCCCATGGCGCCCGTGTCCAGGCCATGCTGGTCCGACGCATCGAAGAAGCCGGCGGCTGGCTGCCGTTCGATGCCTGGATGCAGGCCGCGCTCTACGAGCCGGGCCTGGGCTACTACAGTGCGGGCAGCGCAAAATTTCAGCGCCAGGGCGACTTCACCACCGCGCCGGAAACCAGTCCCCTGTTCGGGCAGGCGCTGGCACCCCAGGTGGCGCAGATCCTGCACGGCAGCCAGAGCCGGACCGTGCTGGAATTCGGCGCCGGATCCGGCGCCTTGGCCGCCGCCCTGATCCCGGCGCTACAAGATCTGGGCATCCGGGTCGAATACCGGATCCTGGAATTGTCCGCCGATCTGCGGGTCCGCCAGCAAGCCCGCCTGGCCCCCTGGGGCGACCAGGTTCGATGGCTCGATACCCTGCCCACCATCTTTGAAGGCTGCGTACTGGCCAACGAGGTGCTGGACGCCATGCCCGCCATGCTGTTCCAGTGGAATGCCGCAGGCGATCCGGATCTGTTGGGCGTCGAACTCGATCCCGACGCCCAGGGGCCAAGCCCGTTTCGCTGGTCAGCGCGACCCGCGCCGGCCGACGTTGCATCGGTCATCGGCAACCGCATGCCGCCGCTGCCCGGCTACCGGTCCGAAATCAACCCGCAGGCCGAAGCCTGGATACGCGACCTGGGCCGCTGGCTGCGGCGCGGCGCCGCGCTGCTCATCGACTATGGTTTTCCACAAGCCGAGTACTACCACCCCCAGCGCCTGCAAGGCACCCTGATGTGCCACTTTCGCCATCATGCGCACGATCAGCCCTTGATCCTTGCCGGCCTGCAGGACATCACCGCACACGTGGACTTCACCGCCATGGCCGATGCCGCCCTGGACGGCGGTCTGGACGTGCTGGGCTATACGTCCCAGGCGCGTTTCCTGATGAATGCCGGCCTGACGGATCTGATCCGTGCCCCGGGCGAGGATCCAGCGCTGCGCGCGCGCCAGTTGACCGCCCTGAACACCCTGCTGTCCGAAGCCGAGATGGGGGAACTGTTCAAGGTGCTGGCGATCGGCCGTGACCTGGATGACCCGTTGCTGGGTTTTGCCCGGGGCGACCGGCGAGACCGGCTTTAA
- a CDS encoding phage holin family protein yields MMLLLVWILNAVALLVVAYILPGITVASFGSALIAALVLGLLNTLIKPLLILLTLPLTVVTLGLFLIVLNALVFWFAGSILKGFQVDGFWWAVIGAIVYSIVSTALSGLLLS; encoded by the coding sequence ATCATGCTGCTGCTCGTCTGGATCCTGAATGCTGTCGCCTTGCTGGTGGTGGCGTACATCCTGCCCGGGATCACCGTGGCCTCGTTCGGTTCGGCGCTGATCGCCGCGCTGGTGCTGGGGTTGCTCAATACCCTCATCAAGCCGCTCCTGATCCTCCTGACCCTGCCGCTGACCGTGGTCACGCTGGGCCTTTTCCTGATCGTGCTCAATGCTCTGGTGTTCTGGTTCGCCGGCTCGATCCTGAAAGGGTTCCAGGTCGATGGCTTCTGGTGGGCGGTGATCGGCGCCATCGTCTACAGCATCGTGTCGACGGCGCTTTCCGGATTGTTGCTTTCATGA